GCATCTTGCCAACCTGGATGCCAGAGGGGCGGCGCTTGACGTCGGTGATCTCGCCGACCGGGTCGGGCAGGGCAGCGACCTGTTCGAGGCCGATGGCGATGGCTTCGACCCCCTTCTCAGTGAGCGTCAGGCGGTCGATCATGGACGGCTCAAGACCGGAACGACGCGCAGCTTCAAGGTCCTGCGCGTTGGCCGCAAGCAGGGTGGCGGCGCGTGCGCGAATGTCGGCTGCCATGGCCAGCAGGGCAGTGTTCTTGGCCTCGGACGAAGCCGCAGCCAGCAGACGGGATGCCGCACGGGCCTGCCGTCCAAGAGTTTGCATGTAGTTCTGGATGTCCATCTGTATCTTCGCAGCGCTAGAGCCAAACAGGAATTAAAGCATTGAAAGCGCTTCGTGTGGTTCGCTTGTGCAATCCGCTCATTGAACTTATCGGCGGGCGAGCCGGAGCGCCAGTTGCAGAAACTCGTCCCAGACATCGCCAGCAACCAGCCCCTTGATCATGCGATCGATGCGCGCGGCGTGCATCAGCGCGGCGCGCAGCCCCGACTGGCTCAGGCGCTCCAGCGCCCGACCGAGTGCCTGCTGACGCTTGTTGTCGAAGATGCGCTCGCTCTTGAACAGCGCGGCGAGCGGCTGTCCTGCATCGCGCCCGGCGCGCAGACTGGCGAGACTGCGGGTTTCGTTGGCGAGTGCCCACAGGATCAGCGGCGGTGCGGCGCCTTCTCCCTTCAGCCCTTCCAGAAGTCGCGCACAGCGTGCGGGGGCGCCTTCGAGTACCGCCTGCCGCAGCTTGTCGATGTCGTAACGTGCAACGTTGAGGACGGCGTCCTGAATCTGTTCGAGGCTGAGCTTGCCTTCCGGATGCAGCAGGCCAAGCTTGCGGATCTCCTGGTGGGCCGCAAGCAGGTTGCCTTCGACGTGGTCCGCGATGAAGCTCAGTGCTTCGGGGTCGGCAGACTGCTGCTGGGCGGCAAGGCGATGCGCGATCCAGGCAGGGAGGCGTTCGCGCTCGGGCGCATTGAGCTCGATGATGATGCCGTGCTCGCCGAGCGCCTTGAACCAGGCCGTCTTGCGCGTCTGCCAGTCGAGTTCGGGGAGCGTGATCAGGGTGAGCACGCCCGCAGGCAAGTGGGCGAGGTAGCGTTGCAGTGCGTCTCCGCCTTCGCGGCCCGGCTTGCCTGTGGGAATGCGCAGGTCGACCAGCTTTTCGCCGCCGAACAGCGACATGTTGCCGGCCGCCATGGTCAGGCTTTCCCAGCGGAAACCCTGGCCGACGACCAGCGTTTCACGTTCGGAGAAGCCCTGCCGCCTGGCGCTTGCCCGGATTGCATCGCCGGCCTCAAGCACGAGCAGGGGCTCGTTGCCGAAAAGCACCCAGAGCGGCGCAAGCGGCTTGTCGAGCTGGCTTGCGAGCTGGTCTGGCCTGAGGTTCACTGGGGCCGGCGATAGGCCGCCAGGCGGCGCATGATCTGCTGCACGAGATCGGCCTGCATGTCGCGATAGAGCAGCGTTTCTTCCTGCTCCTTGCCGAGCACCTCTTCATCGTCGAAGGTGTACTCGCGCTGTCCCGAGATGTTCGTGGGCGGAATCAGCTCGGTGTTCTTGCTGTCGATGAGGCGGAAACGGATACGCTGCGTAAGCTGGTACTCGCGTACCGTCCCGGAACTCGTCAGGCTGAGAATTTCCCGGCCACGCTCGTTTGCAAGAATCTGAAGCCTGGCTTCGGCCTTGCTCGCATCCTCGGTAATCGTCGTTGTACCGCTGAGTTCCACCTTGCGGCGGATCGCGGAGCCAAGGTCGGAGAACTGGCTGGCACTGACATGCAGGGTGGAGAAGGCAAGGGGCTGAGGCCCGCGCAGGTGGAAGCCACAGCCGGCAAGCATGGCTGAGGCTGCGAGTGCCGCGCCTGCTTTGAGCAGGCGGCGGCGGGCAGAGTTGGAGTGCATGAGTGCGTCCTCAGACCACGATATTGATCAGGCGGCCGGGAACGACGACGACTTTCTTCGGCGGCTTCCCTTCCATGAACTTCTGTGCGGCTTCGGAGGCCAGTCCGAGCGCTTCGATCTCGGCCTTGCTGGCGGCTGCGGCAACCTTGATGCTGCCGCGCAGCTTGCCGTTGACCTGCACCATCAGTTCGAGCTCGTCCTGCTTGAGTGCTGCTTCGAGTGGCTCGGGCCAGCTTGCGACGAGGATGTCCTCACCGTAGCCACAGTCCTTCCACAGCGCGTGCGCGATATGGGGCGTGATCGGTGACAGCAGGCGCAGCAGGATGGAAAGGCCCTCTTCGGTCAGCTCTGCGTGGGCCGCAGCGTTGTCGCGCGGCGCTTTTTCGAGCGCGTTGAGGATCTTCATCGCCGCCGACACCACGGTGTTGAACTGGTGCTTGCCGAAGTCGTAGTTGGCCTGCTTCAGGTGGGTGTGGATCTCGCGGCGAACGTCGGCCAGCGCCGCCGGCAGCGTGCCCGCTGCCATCTGGCGCTGGGCCGGCAGTGCAGCACGCATTTCGCTGCTGAAAACGTGGCCTAGGTTCCATACCCGGCGCAGGAAGCGCGACGCGCCCTCGACACCGGAGTCGGACCATTCGAGCTGCTGGTCGGGTGGGGCGGCGAACATGGTGAACAGGCGCGCGGTATCCGCGCCGTACTGGTCCACCAGGGCCTGCGGGTCGACGCCGTTGTTCTTCGACTTCGCCATCTTCTCGACGCCGCCGATCACGACCGGCAGGCCGTCGCTGGTGAGCTTGGCAGCCACGATGCGACCGCGTTCGTCGCGTTCGACGGTGACGTCGGCCGGGTTGATCCACTGCTTCTTGCCACCGTCGAGGTCGCGGTAATAGGTTTCGGCGACCACCATGCCCTGGGTGAGCAGGTTGGCGAAGGGCTCGGACACGTTCACCAGGCCGCAATCGCGCATGGCGCGGGTGAAAAAGCGGGAGTAGAGCAGGTGCAGAATGGCGTGTTCGATGCCGCCGATGTACTGGTCTACCGGCGCCCAGTAATTGACGCGCTCATCGACCATCGCGGTGGTGCTGTCGGCACAGGCATAGCGCAGGAAGTACCAGGACGATTCGACGAAGGTGTCCATGGTGTCGGTCTCGCGCTTGGCCGGCTTGCCGCACTTGGGGCAGCTGCAGTCGTAGAACGAGGCCATCTTGGCCAGCGGCGAGCCGCGGCCGGTCACTTCGACGTTCTCGGGCAGGACTACCGGCAGCTGCTCGTCAGGTACGGGCACGTCACCGCAGTCGTCGCAGTGGATCATCGGGATCGGGCAGCCCCAGTAGCGCTGGCGCGAAATGCCCCAGTCGCGCAGGCGGTACTGCACGCGCTTGTTGCCCAGGCCCTTGGCTTCGAGGTCGGCAGCGATGGCATCAACCGCATCCTGGAAATGCAGGCCGTCGTACTTGCCGGAATTGACCAGTCGGCCCGGTTCGGCATAGGCGTCGATCCACGGCGATACGGTCTGTTCGTAGGCGTCGCGGGTGGAGCGCACGACCATCGTGATCGGCAGCTTGTAGCGGGTGGCAAACGCAAAGTCACGTTCGTCGTGGGCGGGAACCGCCATCACTGCGCCTTCGCCGTAGCCCATCAGCACGTAGTTGGCGACCCACACCGGCAGGTATTCGCCGGTAATCGGGTGCACCACACGCAGGCCGGTGGGCATGCCCTTCTTTTCCATGGTGGCGAGGTCGGCTTCGGCGACACCGCCACGCTTGCATTCTTCGATGAAGGCAGCGAGTTCAGCGTTGCCTGCTGCCGCCTGGGTGGCGAGCGGGTGTTCGGCTGCGACCGCAACGTAGGTTGCGCCCATCAGCGTGTCGGCGCGGGTGGTGAACACCTTCAGTACGCCGGATGCGCCAATGGTCGAGAGGTCGTAGGGGAAATGCACCTCGACCCCTTCCGAGCGCCCGATCCAGTTCTTCTGCATCAGCTTGACCTGCTCCGGCCAGCCGGACAGGCCATCCAGCGCCTCAAGCAGTTCGTCGGCGTAAGCGGTGATCTTCATGTAATACATGGGGATCTCGCGCTTTTCCACCAGCGCGCCGGAACGCCAGCCGCGCCCGTCGATGACCTGCTCGTTGGCAAGCACGGTGTCGTCGACCGGGTCCCAGTTCACCGTACCGAGGCGCTTGTAGATCAGGCCCTTCTCGTACAGACGAGTAAACAGCCACTGCTCCCAGCGGTAGTACTCGGGCGTGCAGGTGGCAATTTCACGCGACCAGTCGATGGCGAAGCCCAGGCGCTTGAGCTGGGTCTTCATGTAATCGATGTTGGCGTAGGTCCATTTGGCGGGCGGCACGTTGTTCTGGATGGCCGCATTCTCGGCGGGCATGCCGAAAGCGTCCCAGCCCATGGGCTGCAGCACGTTGTAGCCGCGCATGCGGTGGAAGCGCGCCAGTACGTCGCCGATGGTGTAGTTGCGCACGTGTCCCATGTGCAGCTTGCCCGACGGGTAAGGGAACATCGACAGGCAGTAGTACTTGGGACGGCTGGCATCTTCGGATACACGGAAGGCCGAGGTGGCATCCCAGTGCTGCTGGGCGGCCGTTTCGACGGCGGCGGGCTGGTATTTGTCCTGCATGGGCGGGGTGCGTGCGCTCAAAGCGTTGAAAACGCGAAAGTATATCGCGAAGCCCGGTGCTGGCGCTCGGGCAGTCGGGTCTGAGTGCCAAATCCTTTGCCTGTGCGGCGCAGGAAAGCCTGCCTTTTACGCGCTTCAGCAAAAAAAATGGCACCCGGCGAAGGGGCCGGATGCCAAATCTCCGATGAAGGAGAGGGAGGGAGGGGGTGGGCGTCGCCGCTGGGGCGCTGCGCTTGAATTCGTACCGATCAGGCCGCCTTCTGGGGTTTGATCTCGGTCTGGCGCTGCCAGTTGGCCGACATGGCCTTGAACATGTCTTCCATCGCTGTCAGTGGCATGTTCCACATGCGCTGCTGGCTGCGAAGAATGGGCGTAACACAGGGCGTGCACAGGGTTTCCTTCTCGGCGTCGAGGAGGTTGAGGAATATGTCGATGGCTGCACCCCAGTACTCTGCGTTGCCAACCCAGCCGGTCTCGGTGGTGGCTTCGCGGACTGCCTTGCGCCAAAGGGAATTGGCGCGCTCGATGGGGACGCCGGCCTTGCGAGCGTACCAGGGAAGTA
This genomic interval from Parazoarcus communis contains the following:
- the leuS gene encoding leucine--tRNA ligase, which produces MQDKYQPAAVETAAQQHWDATSAFRVSEDASRPKYYCLSMFPYPSGKLHMGHVRNYTIGDVLARFHRMRGYNVLQPMGWDAFGMPAENAAIQNNVPPAKWTYANIDYMKTQLKRLGFAIDWSREIATCTPEYYRWEQWLFTRLYEKGLIYKRLGTVNWDPVDDTVLANEQVIDGRGWRSGALVEKREIPMYYMKITAYADELLEALDGLSGWPEQVKLMQKNWIGRSEGVEVHFPYDLSTIGASGVLKVFTTRADTLMGATYVAVAAEHPLATQAAAGNAELAAFIEECKRGGVAEADLATMEKKGMPTGLRVVHPITGEYLPVWVANYVLMGYGEGAVMAVPAHDERDFAFATRYKLPITMVVRSTRDAYEQTVSPWIDAYAEPGRLVNSGKYDGLHFQDAVDAIAADLEAKGLGNKRVQYRLRDWGISRQRYWGCPIPMIHCDDCGDVPVPDEQLPVVLPENVEVTGRGSPLAKMASFYDCSCPKCGKPAKRETDTMDTFVESSWYFLRYACADSTTAMVDERVNYWAPVDQYIGGIEHAILHLLYSRFFTRAMRDCGLVNVSEPFANLLTQGMVVAETYYRDLDGGKKQWINPADVTVERDERGRIVAAKLTSDGLPVVIGGVEKMAKSKNNGVDPQALVDQYGADTARLFTMFAAPPDQQLEWSDSGVEGASRFLRRVWNLGHVFSSEMRAALPAQRQMAAGTLPAALADVRREIHTHLKQANYDFGKHQFNTVVSAAMKILNALEKAPRDNAAAHAELTEEGLSILLRLLSPITPHIAHALWKDCGYGEDILVASWPEPLEAALKQDELELMVQVNGKLRGSIKVAAAASKAEIEALGLASEAAQKFMEGKPPKKVVVVPGRLINIVV
- the holA gene encoding DNA polymerase III subunit delta, encoding MNLRPDQLASQLDKPLAPLWVLFGNEPLLVLEAGDAIRASARRQGFSERETLVVGQGFRWESLTMAAGNMSLFGGEKLVDLRIPTGKPGREGGDALQRYLAHLPAGVLTLITLPELDWQTRKTAWFKALGEHGIIIELNAPERERLPAWIAHRLAAQQQSADPEALSFIADHVEGNLLAAHQEIRKLGLLHPEGKLSLEQIQDAVLNVARYDIDKLRQAVLEGAPARCARLLEGLKGEGAAPPLILWALANETRSLASLRAGRDAGQPLAALFKSERIFDNKRQQALGRALERLSQSGLRAALMHAARIDRMIKGLVAGDVWDEFLQLALRLARR
- the lptE gene encoding LPS assembly lipoprotein LptE, with translation MHSNSARRRLLKAGAALAASAMLAGCGFHLRGPQPLAFSTLHVSASQFSDLGSAIRRKVELSGTTTITEDASKAEARLQILANERGREILSLTSSGTVREYQLTQRIRFRLIDSKNTELIPPTNISGQREYTFDDEEVLGKEQEETLLYRDMQADLVQQIMRRLAAYRRPQ